One Paraburkholderia agricolaris genomic region harbors:
- the recB gene encoding exodeoxyribonuclease V subunit beta, with protein MSGTVHHHALVAQELDVFACSLEGVNQIEASAGTGKTWNICALYVRLLLEKNLNADQILVVTFTKAATAELHERIRGRLAELDRAIDTDDDGGDPFIQRLFETTLAPERGIDRESALKVVRRALRTFDQAAIHTIHAFCQRALQEAPFAAAMPFAFEMEADDAALRFEMAADFWREQVEPVAYAHPAFAAWLVAKRAGPASLDEQLARRLKKPLAQLRWGKVDAGGNDADPQARFDTACAIWQAERDTIVSLLGQAQDRLSKTSHKPDLVSAAIAAWTEYFAQGDCHAPPSKAALKLTASALKKATKVKFEPPGHPFFEHAEALAAAVVAAEATQRARWLALIETWLDYAPAELVARKRTRRVVSFDDLLSNLYRALAANPWLADALRTRYPAALIDEFQDTDPLQFAIFSRIFAPTGPLFLVGDPKQAIYSFRAADLHTYLAAREAASACYTLAVNQRSTAPIVEACNRLFEANPQAFVLDGLDYQPVRAGERRRAPFSEPDAGAGDFRIWTLPQGDAALTKREAQRAASEACAAEIVRLLRGAREGSVTIGDMPLAPGNIAVLVQTHKQGSLIKRVLASWGVGSVELAQASVFATLDAEQIERVLAAVDTPGDLRRLRAALATDWLGLDAAALWRLEQVADAPAPADDPAHAADAMGWVERFSRYRTLWHERGFALMWRTLMRELRVAQRLVAGPDGERRLTNVNHLAELVQARAATQPGIAPTLRWLAAQRTQGGGEDAQLRLESDRNLVQIVTVHKSKGLEYAVVFCPFLNDGALREPPSSGLPDAREYHDETGSAVLHYGCDDEEAERASRDAVREQAAERARLVYVALTRAVYRCYLVAGTYLSSRSTKESRRSVLNWLVGGSGHSFDDWLTDPPDEAAVAERWRALAGGSITLQPLPEVGRRVPLESLQDSGARMQARANRQPLRDQWRMASFSGLIAAGSKAEEAPTRVEEVRPDHDEIADVLAPVPLLVPQAPSYAEDDILAFPRGAAAGDCLHRMFELADFTDPQTWPEAIRGALRERPAPAVPELAVRLPAMMHKLIADVVSTELVPGMALANLNPQRRLNELEFLFAAPSLDFPALRELLIEYGYPDVALEPGVLRGFVKGFIDMIVEYDGRFWIVDWKSNHLGDTAADYAAAPLEAAMASHAYHLQALLYTVALHRYLKTRVRDYTYDTHIGGYLYLFVRGVRPQWRDGDGAAAGVHIRRPAFELVALLDAAMIGGVA; from the coding sequence ATGAGCGGCACCGTTCATCATCACGCGCTGGTTGCGCAAGAGCTCGATGTCTTTGCCTGTTCGCTCGAGGGCGTCAACCAGATCGAGGCGTCGGCGGGAACCGGCAAGACCTGGAACATCTGCGCGTTGTACGTGCGGCTGCTGCTTGAAAAGAACCTGAATGCCGATCAGATTCTGGTCGTAACCTTTACGAAGGCGGCGACCGCGGAGTTGCACGAGCGGATTCGCGGGCGGCTCGCGGAACTGGACCGGGCGATCGATACGGACGACGACGGCGGCGATCCGTTTATCCAGCGTCTCTTCGAAACTACGCTTGCGCCGGAGCGAGGCATTGATCGAGAGAGCGCGTTGAAAGTCGTGCGCCGCGCGCTGCGCACGTTCGACCAGGCCGCGATTCACACCATTCACGCCTTCTGTCAACGGGCCCTGCAGGAAGCGCCGTTCGCCGCGGCCATGCCGTTCGCGTTCGAAATGGAAGCCGACGACGCTGCGTTGCGTTTCGAAATGGCAGCCGATTTCTGGCGCGAGCAGGTGGAACCGGTGGCTTATGCGCATCCCGCGTTCGCGGCATGGCTCGTGGCCAAACGCGCCGGTCCCGCGTCGCTCGACGAGCAACTCGCGCGGCGTTTGAAGAAGCCGTTGGCGCAGCTACGCTGGGGCAAGGTCGATGCCGGCGGCAACGACGCCGATCCGCAGGCGCGTTTCGATACAGCTTGCGCAATCTGGCAGGCGGAGCGCGACACGATCGTGAGCCTGCTTGGACAGGCGCAGGACCGTCTGAGCAAGACCTCGCATAAGCCCGATCTCGTGAGTGCCGCGATCGCGGCGTGGACCGAATACTTCGCGCAGGGCGATTGCCATGCGCCGCCGTCGAAAGCGGCCTTGAAGCTGACCGCGTCGGCGTTGAAGAAGGCCACCAAGGTCAAGTTCGAGCCGCCCGGGCATCCGTTCTTCGAGCACGCCGAGGCACTGGCTGCGGCCGTGGTCGCGGCCGAAGCCACGCAACGCGCGCGCTGGCTTGCGCTTATCGAAACCTGGCTCGATTACGCGCCCGCCGAACTGGTGGCGCGCAAGCGCACGCGCAGGGTAGTGTCGTTCGACGATCTGCTGTCCAACCTGTATCGGGCGCTCGCGGCCAACCCCTGGCTTGCCGATGCTTTGCGCACACGTTATCCGGCCGCACTGATCGACGAGTTTCAGGATACCGATCCGTTGCAGTTCGCGATTTTCAGCCGCATCTTCGCGCCTACCGGGCCACTGTTTCTGGTCGGCGATCCGAAGCAGGCGATCTACAGTTTCCGCGCGGCGGATTTGCATACCTATCTGGCGGCGCGCGAGGCGGCTTCGGCGTGCTACACGCTGGCGGTTAATCAGCGTTCGACCGCGCCGATCGTCGAGGCCTGCAACCGGCTATTCGAAGCGAATCCCCAGGCTTTCGTGCTCGATGGTCTCGACTATCAACCGGTGCGGGCCGGCGAGCGGCGTCGTGCGCCTTTCTCCGAACCGGATGCAGGCGCGGGCGACTTCCGCATCTGGACCTTGCCGCAAGGCGATGCAGCGTTGACCAAGCGCGAAGCGCAACGCGCGGCGAGTGAAGCGTGTGCGGCCGAGATCGTGCGGCTCCTGCGCGGTGCGCGCGAAGGATCGGTAACGATCGGCGACATGCCGCTCGCGCCGGGCAATATCGCGGTGCTGGTGCAAACGCATAAACAGGGCAGTCTGATCAAGCGTGTGCTGGCGTCGTGGGGTGTCGGCAGCGTCGAACTGGCGCAGGCCTCGGTGTTCGCGACGCTCGACGCGGAGCAGATCGAGCGCGTGCTGGCCGCGGTCGATACGCCGGGCGATCTGCGACGTCTGCGCGCCGCGCTTGCCACCGATTGGCTGGGTCTCGACGCCGCCGCGCTGTGGCGTCTCGAGCAGGTCGCCGACGCGCCGGCGCCCGCCGACGATCCCGCGCATGCCGCAGACGCGATGGGTTGGGTCGAACGTTTCTCACGCTATCGCACGCTATGGCACGAGCGCGGCTTCGCCTTGATGTGGCGCACGCTGATGCGCGAGTTGCGAGTCGCGCAACGGCTGGTGGCCGGACCGGACGGCGAGCGCCGTCTGACCAACGTGAATCATCTGGCCGAACTCGTGCAGGCACGTGCTGCCACGCAACCCGGTATCGCACCGACTTTGCGCTGGCTCGCCGCGCAACGCACGCAAGGTGGTGGCGAAGACGCGCAGTTACGGCTCGAGTCGGATCGCAACCTCGTGCAGATCGTCACCGTCCACAAATCGAAAGGACTGGAATACGCGGTTGTGTTCTGCCCGTTTCTGAACGACGGCGCGCTGCGCGAGCCGCCATCCTCGGGCTTGCCCGATGCGCGCGAATATCACGACGAAACGGGCAGCGCCGTGCTGCACTACGGTTGCGACGACGAAGAGGCCGAACGCGCGTCACGTGACGCGGTGCGCGAGCAGGCGGCGGAGCGGGCGCGGCTCGTGTATGTGGCGCTGACACGCGCGGTGTATCGCTGCTATCTGGTTGCAGGGACTTATCTTTCGTCGCGCTCCACCAAGGAGTCTCGCCGCAGCGTGCTGAACTGGCTGGTGGGCGGCAGCGGCCACAGCTTTGACGATTGGCTCACCGATCCGCCTGACGAAGCCGCCGTGGCCGAACGATGGCGGGCGCTAGCGGGCGGCTCGATCACGTTGCAGCCGTTGCCGGAAGTGGGGCGCCGGGTGCCGTTGGAAAGCCTCCAGGATAGCGGCGCGCGAATGCAGGCGCGTGCCAACCGGCAGCCGTTGCGCGATCAGTGGCGCATGGCGAGCTTCAGCGGCCTGATCGCCGCCGGCAGCAAAGCCGAGGAGGCGCCTACGCGGGTGGAAGAAGTGCGGCCCGATCACGACGAGATCGCCGACGTGCTCGCACCTGTGCCGTTACTGGTGCCGCAAGCTCCGTCCTATGCGGAAGACGACATTCTCGCTTTTCCGCGCGGCGCGGCGGCGGGCGACTGTCTGCACCGCATGTTCGAACTCGCGGATTTCACCGATCCGCAGACGTGGCCGGAGGCCATCCGGGGCGCATTGCGCGAGCGCCCGGCGCCGGCTGTGCCCGAACTTGCGGTACGTTTGCCTGCCATGATGCACAAGCTGATCGCGGACGTCGTGAGCACCGAGCTCGTGCCCGGTATGGCGCTTGCCAACCTGAATCCGCAGCGGCGTCTGAACGAACTCGAATTTCTGTTTGCCGCGCCTTCGCTCGATTTTCCGGCGTTGCGCGAACTGCTGATCGAATACGGCTATCCCGATGTGGCGCTGGAACCCGGCGTGTTGCGCGGTTTCGTCAAAGGATTTATCGACATGATCGTCGAGTACGACGGACGTTTCTGGATCGTCGACTGGAAATCGAATCATCTGGGCGACACTGCCGCCGACTACGCCGCGGCGCCGCTTGAAGCGGCCATGGCAAGCCACGCGTATCACCTGCAGGCGCTGCTCTATACCGTGGCGCTGCATCGCTATCTGAAAACGCGGGTGCGCGATTACACATACGACACGCATATCGGCGGCTATCTCTATCTGTTCGTGCGCGGCGTTCGTCCGCAGTGGCGCGACGGCGACGGGGCGGCAGCGGGCGTGCATATACGGCGCCCCGCGTTCGAACTGGTGGCGCTGCTCGACGCGGCGATGATCGGAGGTGTCGCATGA
- the recC gene encoding exodeoxyribonuclease V subunit gamma has protein sequence MLQLFYSNRYETLVGALLDDLAQAPSDPWRAQPVIVPSAAVRRRLELDIAARQGICANVNFGYLAQWLWAQIGGVIEVPRHSPFAPDRLVWRCYRLLGEADEALPWNASPRLRTYLDAADASMRYELARRVATVLDHYLTYRPEWLLQWQKGGSIFASGAAGDTGPRLVGASEAAREDERWQAALWRAVLAEVAGNAQTPAAALPPAYRFLEEIGTLDLEAISNAQWPEAVSVFALPTMPPLHVALLRALSRWVDVRLYVLNPCREFWFDVVSAGRVEALDAAGQLDYQQVGHPLLAEWGRQTQAQLHMLHELTESAASGETGEFSENPEPSWLAAVQNGILELRAETDTDELPIENGIEVHVCHSLSRQLEVLHDRLLGWFDEFDDLQPSDVLVAVSDLAAAGPLIDAVFGTAPPGDTRRIPYRITGLPPSQANPVARLLLDWLALPERSVGAPDLIEWLRVDAIAARYGIDAGALEAAQEWLAAAGARRGLVPGEPTGEHVPVARHTFADALTRLYLGYAMPDGGEPVDAWLPVEGADGSDAELLGRLSRFVDDIESFAQRCAVEQTPAEWAQLLLETLAQCFDGGVEFADSLAAVRDAIDKMGDAMQAGAQDVGLPATVVRGALTEALDDPARGGVPWGSVTFSSLTSLRGLPYRIVCLLGMDDGVLPSLARADEFDLMAAFGKAGDRQRRDDERNLFLDLLLAARDRLFIAYTGRSIRDNAPLPPAALVDELLDHLAQVSAGEGASPAEIETARHAFIIDHPLQAFASDYFSSQRGLFTYDMDRAELASLLAAPQHPAAAPFFDQPLPAEDTASVAFDEFVRFWRHPARALLRDRLGIVLSDAQGELLDTEPFELDWAGRDALAERLLPVLLDSGAEDQDGMFERVRRVAAASPELPGGATGAVWRSRELGALRQLADSVRREVASGVERLPFVLDIKPRWPAGADIADTLFGPHDAALRKAAETPLQLHGTLNLLTETGQVIFRYAKATARDYLSAWLAHLVYCAAQPNGPRRTVWHGSGESFELTPVAAPLDELAPLAALFRAGRMLPLRFFPKSAWVKVSESDSAAQGVWINDRVRGECDDPALRIALRGTPLTLDEPFGSLASIVFKPLLQHLRSAS, from the coding sequence ATGCTCCAGCTCTTCTACTCGAACCGCTACGAAACCCTTGTCGGCGCGCTGCTCGACGACCTGGCACAAGCGCCGTCCGACCCCTGGCGCGCGCAGCCCGTGATCGTCCCGAGCGCGGCCGTGCGCCGCCGGCTCGAGCTCGACATCGCGGCGCGCCAGGGTATCTGCGCGAATGTCAATTTTGGTTACCTCGCGCAATGGCTGTGGGCGCAAATCGGCGGCGTGATCGAGGTGCCCAGGCATTCGCCGTTCGCGCCGGACCGGCTCGTCTGGCGCTGCTACCGGCTGCTGGGCGAAGCGGACGAAGCTTTGCCGTGGAATGCCTCGCCGCGTCTGCGTACGTATCTCGATGCGGCGGATGCGTCGATGCGCTACGAGCTTGCGCGTCGTGTGGCCACCGTGCTCGACCACTATCTGACCTATCGCCCGGAATGGCTGCTGCAATGGCAGAAGGGTGGTTCGATCTTCGCGAGCGGCGCCGCGGGAGATACCGGTCCGCGTCTTGTCGGCGCAAGCGAGGCGGCGCGTGAAGACGAGCGTTGGCAAGCTGCACTGTGGCGCGCCGTGCTCGCCGAAGTGGCAGGCAACGCGCAAACGCCCGCGGCCGCTTTGCCGCCGGCTTATCGCTTTCTCGAGGAAATCGGCACGCTCGATCTGGAAGCCATCTCGAACGCGCAGTGGCCGGAAGCGGTCAGCGTGTTCGCGCTGCCCACCATGCCGCCGCTGCACGTCGCGTTATTGCGAGCGCTTTCGCGCTGGGTCGACGTGCGGCTGTATGTGTTGAACCCGTGCCGCGAGTTCTGGTTCGACGTGGTCAGCGCGGGCCGCGTCGAAGCACTCGACGCCGCAGGCCAGCTCGATTATCAGCAGGTGGGTCATCCGTTGCTGGCCGAATGGGGCCGTCAGACTCAGGCGCAACTGCACATGTTGCACGAGCTGACCGAGAGCGCCGCATCCGGTGAAACGGGCGAGTTCAGCGAGAATCCGGAACCGAGCTGGCTCGCCGCCGTGCAGAACGGCATCCTCGAGCTGCGCGCGGAAACGGACACCGACGAATTGCCGATTGAAAACGGCATTGAAGTCCACGTATGCCACAGCCTGTCGCGCCAGCTTGAAGTGCTGCACGACCGCCTGCTCGGATGGTTCGACGAGTTCGACGATCTGCAGCCCTCCGATGTGCTGGTTGCCGTGTCCGATCTCGCCGCCGCCGGGCCATTGATCGATGCGGTATTCGGCACCGCGCCGCCTGGCGACACGCGTCGGATTCCCTACCGGATTACCGGCTTGCCGCCTTCGCAGGCCAATCCGGTCGCGCGTTTGCTGCTGGACTGGCTGGCCTTGCCCGAGCGTAGCGTGGGCGCACCGGATCTGATCGAATGGCTGAGGGTCGATGCGATCGCCGCGCGTTACGGGATCGATGCCGGTGCGCTGGAAGCCGCGCAGGAGTGGCTTGCGGCAGCCGGTGCGCGGCGCGGGCTGGTGCCTGGCGAGCCGACGGGCGAGCACGTGCCGGTCGCGCGCCATACGTTCGCCGACGCGCTGACCCGGCTATACCTCGGCTATGCGATGCCGGATGGCGGCGAGCCGGTCGATGCCTGGTTGCCCGTTGAAGGCGCGGATGGCTCGGATGCCGAGCTGCTCGGCCGCCTGTCACGTTTCGTCGACGATATCGAAAGCTTCGCGCAGCGCTGCGCGGTCGAGCAGACCCCTGCCGAATGGGCGCAATTGCTGCTCGAAACGCTTGCGCAGTGTTTTGACGGCGGCGTGGAGTTTGCCGATTCGCTGGCGGCGGTGCGCGACGCGATCGACAAGATGGGCGACGCGATGCAGGCGGGCGCGCAAGACGTCGGGTTGCCTGCCACCGTGGTGCGCGGCGCACTCACCGAGGCGCTCGACGATCCCGCGCGCGGCGGCGTGCCGTGGGGGAGCGTGACGTTTTCGTCGCTGACCAGCTTGCGCGGTTTGCCCTATCGCATTGTCTGTCTGCTCGGCATGGATGACGGCGTGTTGCCGAGTCTCGCCCGCGCGGACGAATTCGACCTGATGGCTGCGTTCGGTAAAGCGGGTGACCGGCAGCGCCGCGACGACGAACGCAATCTGTTCCTCGACTTGCTGCTGGCCGCGCGCGACCGGCTCTTTATCGCCTATACCGGTCGCAGCATTCGCGACAATGCACCGTTGCCGCCGGCCGCGCTGGTCGACGAATTACTCGACCACCTGGCCCAGGTGTCGGCGGGGGAAGGGGCGAGTCCCGCGGAAATCGAGACCGCGCGGCATGCCTTCATCATCGATCACCCGCTGCAGGCGTTCGCGTCGGACTATTTCTCGTCGCAGCGCGGCCTCTTCACTTACGACATGGATCGCGCGGAACTGGCCAGTTTGCTGGCCGCGCCGCAGCATCCGGCTGCTGCGCCGTTTTTCGATCAACCGTTGCCCGCTGAAGACACGGCCTCCGTTGCCTTCGACGAATTCGTGCGTTTCTGGCGCCATCCGGCGCGTGCATTGTTACGCGACCGCTTGGGTATTGTGTTGTCGGACGCGCAGGGCGAGTTGCTCGATACGGAGCCGTTCGAACTCGACTGGGCCGGTCGTGACGCGTTGGCGGAGCGGCTCCTGCCGGTGCTGCTGGACAGCGGCGCCGAAGACCAGGACGGTATGTTTGAGCGGGTACGCCGCGTCGCCGCGGCCAGCCCGGAATTGCCGGGTGGCGCGACCGGCGCGGTATGGCGCTCGCGCGAACTCGGCGCGCTACGCCAACTCGCCGATAGCGTGCGCCGCGAAGTCGCGTCGGGTGTCGAGCGGTTGCCATTCGTGCTCGATATCAAGCCGCGCTGGCCCGCTGGCGCTGACATCGCCGATACGCTTTTCGGCCCGCATGACGCGGCGCTCCGCAAAGCAGCCGAAACACCGCTGCAACTTCACGGCACCTTGAATTTGCTGACCGAAACAGGACAAGTGATTTTCCGTTACGCCAAAGCTACCGCGCGCGACTATCTGTCGGCGTGGCTCGCGCATCTGGTTTATTGCGCGGCGCAGCCGAACGGCCCACGCCGCACGGTCTGGCATGGCAGCGGTGAGAGCTTCGAGCTCACGCCGGTCGCCGCGCCGCTCGACGAACTGGCGCCGCTTGCCGCGCTGTTCAGGGCCGGGCGCATGCTGCCGCTGCGCTTTTTCCCGAAGAGCGCATGGGTGAAGGTCAGCGAGAGCGATTCCGCGGCGCAGGGCGTGTGGATCAACGATCGTGTGCGCGGCGAATGCGACGACCCTGCTTTGCGCATCGCGCTGCGCGGCACGCCATTGACGCTCGACGAGCCGTTCGGCAGTCTTGCCTCGATCGTATTCAAACCGCTCCTCCAGCATCTGCGGAGCGCATCATGA